The Tessaracoccus timonensis sequence ACGATCTCGCCGGCGAGTCCACCTACAACGACGACCTTCCCGTGCTCGTAAAGGAACTTGAGGAATCGGGCGAGGCCGTGATCGACGACGGCGCATTGTGCGTGTTCGTCGAGGGCATTGACGCGCCCATGATCGTGCGGAAATCCGACGGCGGGTACGGCTATGCCACCACCGACTTGGCCGCGATTCGTCGTCGCGTCAACGAGCTCCACGCCGACCGCATCATTTACGTCACCGACGCCCGCCAGGCGGGGCACTTCCGTCAGGTGTTCGCCGTCGCACGGAAGGTAGGGTTCCTCCCCGACGACATTATCGCCGAGCACGTCGGCTACGGCATGGTGCTCGGCGAGGATGGGAAGCCGTTCAAGACCCGCGACGGGTCTGCCGCGACGTTGTCGTCGTTGCTCGTTGCCGCCGAAGAACAGGCCGCCCCAAACATCGCGCTCGCGGCCATTAAGTACGCCGATCTGTCGAACGGACTGCAGAAGGACTACGTGTTTTCCGCCGAGCGCATGGTGCAAACCAACGGCGACACCGGCCCCTATCTGCAGTACGCGCACGCGCGCATCTGCCAGATCCTGCGCAAGGCTGAGGCCGAGGGCATCGGGCACGGGGCAGTCACGCTGCTGACCGAACCCGCTGAGCAGCAGCTCGCGCTCCTGCTCACGCGGTTCGGGGAAGTCGTCGACGAGGTGGCCGCCGAGCTCACACCCCACAAGCTGTGTAGCTACTTGTACGAGCTTGCGGGTGCGTTTTCGACGTTCTACGAGCAGTGCCCGGTGATGAAGAGCGACGGCGACGTGCGCGCGTCGCGTCTCGCGCTGTGCGACACCACGAGACGGGTGCTCGCTTCCGGCCTGGACCTCCTCGGCATCGACGCTCCCGACCGGATGTGAGCCTGCTGGGGCGGCTGTTCATCGATCGCCGCACCCCCGGCCATCGAGTAGGGCCGAAGGCCCGTATCGAGATGTGGTGATGGTTTCGATACGCGCCTACGGCGCTACTCAACCATGGGGAGGGCCGCGGGCAGGACAACGTACCACCTGATTGATGGCATCCGATGATTGAGCCGCTGCCGAAGGCAGCGTGTCGAAATCGAGCGCCGTGAGCTTCAGTGGCAGATTGGCGCCCAAAGATGGGCGGCAATCTGCCACCTAAGCGGGTGTGGTTTCGATACACCCGCTTCGCGGGCTACTCAACCACCGGGGGCCGTGCGGGCCAACCACCGGGAGGCGGCGCTGACTAGTGGTCTTCGGGGTGGATCTGCGCGTCGGCGGCAGCCATCGCCGCGCCGATGATGCCGGCCTGGTTGCGCAACACCGCCGGCACTGCGGGGGTCTTGATGCCGAGGTTGGGGCCGAACTTGTCCCAGTCCTTCGAGACGCCGCCCCCGATAACGAACAGATCAGGGGAGAACAACATCTCGACGTGCGAGTAGTAGCGGTGCAGGCGCTTCGTCCAGTCTTTGTAGGAGAGCCCCTCCTTATCCTTAATCGACGACGCCGCGCGCTTCTCCGCTTCGTAGCCGTCGATTTCCAGGTGGCCGAGCTCCGAGTTCGGCACGAGCACCCCGCGGTGAATGATCGCCGACCCGATGCCCGTACCGAGCGTGGTCACAATCACCACCCCCTGGTGATTCTTCGCCGCGCCAAACCGCACCTCCGCGAGGCCGGCGGCGTCCGCGTCGTTCACCAGCGTGATGTTCCGCCCCAGGCGTTCGGTGAGGAACTCGTCGGCATTCAATCCAGCCCACTTCTGGTGCAAGTTCGCGATGAACGGAATCACGCCGTGCACCACCGGTGCAGGGAAGGTGATGCCCACGGGCACATCGCCGACGGTGGGGGTGAAGTGGTCGATGATCTCACCGATCACATCGCCAACGTTCTTCGGTGTCGACTTCTCGGGCGTCGGAATACGCAGACGGCTCTGCGTCAGCTCACCGGTGGTGAGGTCAACAGGGGCGCCCTTGATGCCCGAACCGCCAATATCGATGCCCAAGAAAATGCTCATGGGAGCACTGTATCGGGTACCCGTTGGGAGCTCGCTCGCCGGGCTGCGCGTGAGCGCTCCAACTCGTCGTGGAACAGCTTCCGAGCGTGCTCAGGTTCGAGGTGCGAGATGCTCACGTCGGGGGCGGCGTCGATCACCTGCACCTGCACACTGGCCACCTTCGCGAGACGCTGGAGCGGCCCCTGCGAGATGCCCAGCCCCTGCACGCGGGCGTGTGGAACGATCTCGACGTCGTCGCTGAGCAGTGCTCGACGCTGCGCGATGGCCGAATCTTCGACGGCGAACCATCGTTGCCCGAACCACGTCAGCCAGCGTCCACGCGGCGACTGCTTCCACCACGTGAAGGCCGTGGGGTCGACGTCGGGCCAAAACAGCGCGATCACGTGCCGAGCCTCGTCGAATTTCCCGAACGGCATGACCATGTCGATGCCATCGTTGCCTTGTTCCTCGGAGGAGGACGACTCGTTGCCGAGCACCGAGATCTTGACGCTCACCAACCCCGCCCAGCGCATAAACAGCGACTGATGCAGGGAAACGGTCTGCACGCGAGCTGGCCGCAGCGTGGTCTGCACGCGGGTGAGCGCGCCCTGTTGAATGCGTAGCCCCTTGCTGGTGCGCACGATGGTGAAGTCCCAGTACTTCAGCAGCGCTTTCGGAATCTGCCAGATCACTGCGAGCACCGTCAGCCACAGCCAGCCGAGACCGGCCAGCACACCGAACGGGCCAAGCGTGATGACCAGCAAAATCAGCACCGTCAGCGTGACTCCAAACCCATACGACAGGAACGCCCCCAGCACGATGTTGCCGGTCTGCGCCTTGTACACCACTTCCTCGACGGCGCCGCCGGGCTGGGCGGGTACCCCGTCGGGGGTAGCGGTGGGTTGGTCGTCGTGCTCCATGCGGGCCAGAAGGGTGTCGCGCATGGCTTCCGCGCGATCGAGTTTGAGGTATCGCAGCGCCTGGCCGCCCTCGCCGCCGACGTCGATCTTCACCTCGGCGAGGCCGAGCAGGCGCGCGACGATGGGCCTGGTGATGTCCACCGACTGCACCTTGGTGAAGTCGATGCGGGTCGTCGACGTCGAAATGAAGCGCTTCTCGATGCGGAACTCGTCGTCGACGACGAATGTCGTGGTGCGCCACTGGACGACGCCAATGAGCAGCGCGAGCACTGCGACGAGGGCGATGCCGCCGAGGACGATCCACAGGATCAGCATGGGCGTCTCATCCAGCTTGATCTCTTCCTGGATGATCATGTTGATGATGAAGCCGACGACGGCGACGGCCACCAGCCACGCGTTGACGAGCCCGGTGAGGGGCGACGGGCGCTCCACCTTGCGGCGCGCCGGAGCCTGGGGATCGCCGACCGTGGGGGAGGGCGCGTCGGAGAACGGCTGCGACATCAGATGCCCGCCCGCAGGTGTTGGCCGCGGTTGATGAAGCGGTCGCGGATCGCCTCGGCTGCCTCGCGGTCGAGGCCGGGGATGGTGATGCTGCCGGACGACGAAGCCGTCACCATCCGCACGCTGGCTAGGCCGAACATGCGTTCAATGGGGCCAGAGGTTACCTCGACGAGCTGCATGCGCCCGTAGGGCACGCAGGTGAGCTGGCGCTGCCACAGACCCTCCGTGACGTACACATCCTCG is a genomic window containing:
- the argS gene encoding arginine--tRNA ligase — encoded protein: MESLPAQLDARLRAITGVDPEMRPATKPQFGHFQSNVALRLAKQEGKPPRDVAASLVEQLDVSDLCEPLEIAGPGFINFRLRPEVLAAAATEILEDPNHGLSVTDHPQRIVIDYSAPNVAKQMHVGHLRTTIIGDCFNRVFRALGHVVIAQNHIGDWGTQFGMLIEQVLFEGIDASQLTLSEADALYKRAAAHFKDDEEFATKARARVSMFQGGDEESLSIWRQLVDISKPAFNEAYDRLNVLLTDDDLAGESTYNDDLPVLVKELEESGEAVIDDGALCVFVEGIDAPMIVRKSDGGYGYATTDLAAIRRRVNELHADRIIYVTDARQAGHFRQVFAVARKVGFLPDDIIAEHVGYGMVLGEDGKPFKTRDGSAATLSSLLVAAEEQAAPNIALAAIKYADLSNGLQKDYVFSAERMVQTNGDTGPYLQYAHARICQILRKAEAEGIGHGAVTLLTEPAEQQLALLLTRFGEVVDEVAAELTPHKLCSYLYELAGAFSTFYEQCPVMKSDGDVRASRLALCDTTRRVLASGLDLLGIDAPDRM
- the ppgK gene encoding polyphosphate--glucose phosphotransferase, encoding MSIFLGIDIGGSGIKGAPVDLTTGELTQSRLRIPTPEKSTPKNVGDVIGEIIDHFTPTVGDVPVGITFPAPVVHGVIPFIANLHQKWAGLNADEFLTERLGRNITLVNDADAAGLAEVRFGAAKNHQGVVIVTTLGTGIGSAIIHRGVLVPNSELGHLEIDGYEAEKRAASSIKDKEGLSYKDWTKRLHRYYSHVEMLFSPDLFVIGGGVSKDWDKFGPNLGIKTPAVPAVLRNQAGIIGAAMAAADAQIHPEDH
- a CDS encoding PH domain-containing protein, with the translated sequence MSQPFSDAPSPTVGDPQAPARRKVERPSPLTGLVNAWLVAVAVVGFIINMIIQEEIKLDETPMLILWIVLGGIALVAVLALLIGVVQWRTTTFVVDDEFRIEKRFISTSTTRIDFTKVQSVDITRPIVARLLGLAEVKIDVGGEGGQALRYLKLDRAEAMRDTLLARMEHDDQPTATPDGVPAQPGGAVEEVVYKAQTGNIVLGAFLSYGFGVTLTVLILLVITLGPFGVLAGLGWLWLTVLAVIWQIPKALLKYWDFTIVRTSKGLRIQQGALTRVQTTLRPARVQTVSLHQSLFMRWAGLVSVKISVLGNESSSSEEQGNDGIDMVMPFGKFDEARHVIALFWPDVDPTAFTWWKQSPRGRWLTWFGQRWFAVEDSAIAQRRALLSDDVEIVPHARVQGLGISQGPLQRLAKVASVQVQVIDAAPDVSISHLEPEHARKLFHDELERSRAARRASSQRVPDTVLP